The Chryseobacterium nakagawai genome has a segment encoding these proteins:
- a CDS encoding ACT domain-containing protein has translation MKNAKEIKFLKNRSIVKFEGVDFLGEIGIDGRIFKALTLARISVGVISQQAIENGISILVHENDAEKAVACLIDEFEAERKSGKVSQIYSINNVSVIGFVAEDSNKVFAELARNNVFPLLLNQVAGENRVNIVVTSSQDEKTRNIIESEIFKKPKTVHLAIIGHGNVGKTLIEQVLESSEEIKRRKKVDLKVVAVANSKKIAFNKKGFDNNWSDEVLTAEHSSDVQELINFSNENQLENLIVVDNTASKDFVKNYHALAENGFDLVSSNKIFNTLPIEEYRKLRYTLSKNNRRYLYETNVGAGLPLIDTIKLLHLSGENITRIKGVFSGTLSYVFNNFSLREDKFSTIINEALEKGYTEPDPREDLSGNDVARKLLILARELDLINEFEDINIQNLVPESLLEVSKSEFLTRLDELDEEYQKIKENQEPGHVLRYVGDLHGDLQKDKGELDVKLISVPATSALGQLKGSDSIFEIYTESYGENPIVIMGAGAGAQVTARGVFGDILRLSETK, from the coding sequence ATGAAAAATGCTAAAGAAATAAAATTTTTGAAGAACAGATCAATTGTCAAATTTGAAGGGGTAGATTTCTTAGGGGAAATCGGAATTGACGGACGAATTTTTAAAGCGCTTACTTTAGCGCGCATCAGTGTGGGAGTAATCTCTCAGCAAGCTATAGAAAACGGAATTTCTATTTTAGTTCACGAAAACGATGCTGAAAAAGCAGTAGCTTGTCTTATTGATGAGTTTGAAGCAGAAAGAAAATCAGGAAAAGTATCTCAAATATACAGTATCAACAATGTTTCTGTGATTGGTTTTGTAGCAGAAGATTCCAATAAAGTTTTTGCAGAATTGGCTAGAAACAATGTTTTTCCATTGCTTTTAAATCAAGTTGCTGGAGAAAACAGAGTAAACATCGTAGTAACTTCTTCACAGGATGAAAAAACAAGAAATATTATAGAATCTGAGATTTTCAAAAAACCGAAGACCGTTCATCTGGCAATTATTGGCCATGGAAATGTAGGGAAAACATTAATTGAGCAGGTTCTTGAGTCTTCAGAAGAGATCAAAAGACGTAAAAAAGTAGATCTGAAAGTTGTTGCAGTAGCCAATTCAAAGAAAATTGCATTCAATAAAAAAGGGTTTGACAATAATTGGTCTGATGAGGTTTTAACGGCAGAGCATTCTTCTGACGTTCAGGAATTAATCAATTTTTCCAATGAAAATCAATTAGAGAACCTGATTGTTGTAGACAACACAGCAAGTAAAGATTTTGTAAAAAATTATCATGCATTAGCAGAAAACGGATTTGATCTGGTGTCTTCCAATAAAATTTTCAATACCCTTCCGATTGAAGAATACAGAAAACTAAGATATACGTTGAGTAAAAACAACAGACGTTATCTGTATGAAACCAACGTAGGTGCAGGTCTTCCTTTAATTGATACGATCAAATTATTACACCTTTCAGGAGAGAATATCACAAGAATTAAAGGAGTTTTTTCGGGAACATTGAGCTATGTTTTCAACAATTTCTCTTTGAGAGAAGATAAATTTTCAACAATTATCAACGAAGCTTTAGAAAAAGGATATACAGAACCAGATCCAAGAGAAGACCTTTCAGGAAATGACGTAGCAAGAAAATTATTGATTTTGGCAAGAGAATTAGATCTAATCAACGAATTTGAAGATATCAACATTCAAAATCTCGTTCCGGAAAGCTTACTTGAGGTTTCAAAATCAGAATTTCTTACAAGATTAGACGAGCTGGATGAAGAATATCAGAAGATCAAAGAAAACCAGGAGCCAGGTCATGTATTGAGATATGTAGGAGATTTACATGGAGATTTACAGAAAGACAAAGGTGAGTTGGATGTAAAACTGATTTCTGTTCCTGCAACATCAGCATTAGGGCAGTTGAAAGGATCAGATTCCATCTTTGAGATCTATACAGAAAGTTATGGCGAAAACCCAATCGTGATTATGGGAGCCGGAGCCGGAGCACAGGTAACTGCCAGAGGAGTATTCGGTGATATTTTAAGACTAAGTGAAACAAAATAA
- a CDS encoding fatty acid desaturase family protein, with protein MEKPSYLKDSDDAKLFNELRKKVNQRIEAIPENRDIYIQIKAVLLPLIYVGLYFIALLNAEKHWMYIFSFVLMGIFLVLIYLNLIHEAAHNNIFKSKKLNGVVLHIFDFIGANSYIWKKRHIASHHAYPNVDGWDTDIEQSGLLLIVPWIKAKGVQKYQHRFFFLVYPLYLFNWMFIRDFRDFFDKERVILKTQGKIPVVEKVKMVSYKLFYFFYQIIIPIVFFKVSIGLALGAWFLQVIAASIFALFVLLPLHPLPDNAFPRLNKDNGLPFSWLHHQFEVTNDLQENNWLVRNVLGNFNFHVAHHLFPNYSYMYYNEITEEIEEFANEHGLAYKRFPLFTALGKHRDLLRQNANNAYYILEE; from the coding sequence ATGGAAAAGCCGAGTTACTTAAAAGATTCAGATGATGCCAAGTTGTTTAATGAATTGAGAAAGAAAGTAAACCAACGGATAGAAGCTATTCCTGAAAACAGAGATATCTATATTCAGATCAAAGCGGTACTTCTACCACTGATCTATGTTGGTTTATATTTTATTGCTCTCTTGAATGCCGAAAAACATTGGATGTATATATTCAGTTTCGTTTTAATGGGAATTTTTCTGGTTTTAATTTATTTAAATCTGATCCATGAAGCAGCTCATAACAACATTTTTAAAAGTAAAAAGCTGAATGGAGTAGTGTTACACATTTTTGATTTCATAGGAGCTAATTCCTATATCTGGAAGAAGAGACACATCGCAAGTCACCATGCTTATCCGAATGTGGATGGTTGGGATACCGATATTGAGCAGAGTGGTTTACTTTTAATAGTGCCTTGGATTAAGGCCAAAGGAGTTCAGAAGTATCAGCATAGGTTTTTCTTTTTAGTATATCCATTGTATTTGTTCAATTGGATGTTCATAAGAGACTTCAGAGACTTCTTTGATAAGGAAAGAGTGATTTTGAAAACACAGGGAAAAATACCTGTGGTGGAGAAAGTGAAAATGGTGAGTTATAAGTTGTTTTACTTTTTTTATCAAATTATAATTCCTATAGTGTTCTTTAAAGTATCAATTGGGTTGGCTTTAGGAGCTTGGTTTTTACAGGTAATTGCGGCAAGCATTTTTGCACTGTTTGTTTTATTGCCTTTGCACCCTCTTCCTGATAATGCCTTTCCAAGATTGAATAAAGATAATGGTCTTCCATTCAGCTGGCTTCATCATCAGTTTGAAGTAACCAACGATTTGCAGGAAAATAACTGGTTGGTAAGAAATGTATTAGGAAATTTTAATTTTCATGTGGCGCATCACCTCTTTCCTAACTACAGCTATATGTATTATAATGAGATTACTGAGGAGATAGAAGAATTTGCTAATGAACATGGCTTAGCGTACAAAAGATTTCCGTTGTTTACTGCTTTAGGCAAGCACAGGGACTTATTAAGGCAGAATGCAAATAACGCCTACTATATTTTAGAAGAATAA
- a CDS encoding O-succinylhomoserine sulfhydrylase produces the protein MENFETSAIRTQTERSQFDEHSTPLYLTSSFIFQDAEDMRASFAEEKPKNLYSRFSNPNVSEFTEKIAKMEGAEAGYAFATGMAAIYSTFAALLSAGDHIVSCQSVFGSTHTLFTKYFPKWNIETTYFKAEDAQNVEQYIKPNTKILYLETPTNPAIEILDLEFFGQIAKKHNLIFIVDNCFATPYLQQPIKYGADVVVHSATKLIDGQGRVLGGIAVGKEDLIREIYLFARNTGPALSPFNAWVLSKSLETLAIRVEKHCENALKVAEFLESHPNVELVKYPFLKSHPNYEVAKKQMKLGGNIVAFEIKGGIEGGRNFLDKIQMCSLSANLGDTRTIVTHPASTTHSKLSDEERNEVGITAGLVRCSVGLENVDDIIADLKQALD, from the coding sequence ATGGAAAATTTCGAAACATCAGCAATAAGAACTCAGACGGAGAGATCTCAGTTTGACGAACATTCTACACCATTATATCTTACTTCCAGCTTTATTTTTCAGGATGCTGAAGATATGAGAGCAAGTTTTGCTGAAGAAAAACCTAAAAATCTGTACAGCCGTTTCTCCAATCCGAACGTATCTGAATTTACAGAGAAGATTGCAAAAATGGAAGGAGCAGAAGCAGGATATGCCTTTGCAACCGGAATGGCAGCAATCTATTCTACATTTGCAGCTTTATTAAGTGCTGGAGATCATATTGTAAGTTGTCAGTCCGTTTTCGGATCTACTCACACTTTATTCACAAAGTATTTTCCGAAATGGAATATTGAAACCACTTATTTCAAAGCAGAAGATGCACAGAATGTAGAACAGTATATTAAACCGAATACAAAGATTTTATACCTTGAAACTCCTACCAATCCTGCAATTGAAATCCTGGACCTGGAATTTTTCGGACAAATCGCAAAAAAACATAATCTGATTTTTATTGTAGATAACTGTTTTGCAACTCCTTATCTTCAGCAGCCTATTAAATATGGTGCGGATGTTGTTGTACATTCTGCAACGAAGTTGATCGACGGGCAGGGAAGAGTATTGGGAGGAATCGCAGTAGGAAAAGAAGACCTGATCAGAGAAATTTATCTTTTCGCAAGAAATACAGGACCTGCGTTGTCCCCTTTTAATGCATGGGTATTATCAAAAAGCCTTGAAACATTAGCAATCCGTGTGGAAAAACACTGTGAAAATGCATTGAAGGTAGCTGAATTTTTAGAAAGCCATCCTAATGTGGAACTCGTAAAATATCCATTCCTGAAATCCCATCCAAACTATGAAGTCGCTAAAAAGCAGATGAAACTAGGTGGGAATATCGTTGCTTTTGAAATAAAAGGAGGAATTGAAGGCGGAAGAAACTTCCTGGATAAGATCCAGATGTGTTCATTGTCTGCAAACTTAGGGGATACAAGAACGATCGTAACCCATCCGGCGTCTACTACACACTCTAAATTATCAGATGAAGAAAGAAACGAAGTAGGAATTACAGCAGGATTAGTTCGTTGTTCAGTAGGTTTAGAAAACGTAGACGATATCATTGCAGACTTAAAACAAGCCTTAGATTAA
- the metH gene encoding methionine synthase: MKYLRLSGLEPLIITPESNFINVGERTNVAGSKKFLRLIKEEKFSEALDIARHQVEGGAQILDVNFDDGLIDGKASMIKFLNLIASEPDIARIPIMVDSSKWEILEAGLQVAQGKCVVNSISLKEGEEEFIKHAKAIKRYGAAVIVMAFDEVGQADNLERRIEISKRSYDILVNQIGFPAEDIIFDLNIFPVATGMDEHRKNAIDFIEATRWVRQNLPYASVSGGVSNVSFSFRGNDTVREAMHSVFLYHAIQAGMNIGIVNPAMLEVYDEINKELLELVEDVILDKREDATERLLDYSEKHKSVKIEKTEDLEWRKNPLQERITYALVKGIDRFIEEDVEEARQVAAKPLHVIEINLMTGMGVVGDLFGSGKMFLPQVVKSARVMKKAVAYLQPFIEAEKDGSRPANGKILMATVKGDVHDIGKNIVSVVLGCNNYEIVDLGVMVPAEKIIQTAIAEKVDVIGLSGLITPSLDEMVYIASELERQNLDFPLLIGGATTSKAHTAVKIDLKYKNAVVHVNDASRAVNVVSSLLGDRNKEYVSDLKSDYSDFREKFLNRQVDKDYVSIEEARESKFKIDWKNEEIFTPNNLGITVIENQDLRELLPFIDWSPFFRSWDLHGKYPNILEDEVVGVQAKELFKDAQVILKRILDEKLLTAKAIFGIFKANSNETDDILIFDENNNEKVKFLTLRQQAQRSKGKDYLALSDFIAPQSSGKTDYMGAFCVTTGFGTDELAEEYEKANDDYNAIMVKALADRFAEAYAEFLHKKVRTEYWGYAVQEELSNEELIAEKYKGIRPAPGYPACPDHLEKHAIWDLLKVEENIGVYLTESLAMFPTAAVSGYYFGSPHAKYFGLGKIAEDQLKEYSERKGISLQEARKWLSPNLAD, from the coding sequence ATGAAATATTTAAGATTATCAGGCCTTGAGCCTCTTATCATAACACCGGAAAGTAATTTCATCAATGTGGGTGAGAGAACTAATGTTGCCGGGTCCAAAAAATTTTTAAGACTGATCAAAGAGGAAAAATTCTCTGAAGCATTAGATATTGCCCGCCATCAGGTAGAAGGAGGGGCGCAGATTCTTGATGTCAATTTCGATGATGGTTTGATTGATGGAAAAGCATCGATGATTAAATTTCTGAACTTAATCGCATCAGAACCGGATATTGCAAGAATCCCCATCATGGTAGACTCTTCCAAATGGGAAATTCTGGAAGCAGGTCTTCAGGTAGCTCAGGGAAAATGTGTGGTGAACTCTATCAGCTTAAAAGAAGGCGAAGAAGAATTTATCAAACATGCCAAAGCCATTAAAAGATATGGAGCTGCAGTTATTGTAATGGCATTTGATGAGGTAGGGCAGGCTGACAATCTTGAACGAAGAATAGAAATTTCAAAACGATCTTATGATATTCTCGTCAACCAGATAGGATTCCCGGCTGAAGATATCATTTTCGACTTAAATATCTTCCCGGTAGCAACGGGAATGGACGAGCATAGAAAAAATGCCATCGATTTTATCGAAGCTACACGCTGGGTAAGACAAAATCTTCCTTATGCATCTGTGAGTGGAGGAGTAAGTAATGTATCCTTTTCGTTCCGTGGAAATGATACGGTAAGAGAAGCCATGCACTCCGTATTCCTTTACCATGCCATTCAAGCTGGGATGAATATTGGTATTGTAAATCCTGCGATGCTGGAAGTTTATGATGAAATCAATAAAGAATTGCTGGAGCTTGTGGAAGATGTTATTCTGGACAAGAGGGAAGATGCTACAGAAAGACTTCTTGATTACTCCGAAAAACATAAATCAGTCAAAATAGAAAAGACTGAAGATTTGGAATGGAGAAAAAATCCATTACAGGAAAGAATTACCTATGCTCTTGTAAAAGGAATTGATCGTTTTATTGAAGAAGATGTAGAAGAAGCTAGGCAGGTTGCTGCTAAGCCCCTTCATGTTATTGAAATCAATCTAATGACCGGAATGGGAGTTGTGGGAGATTTATTCGGAAGTGGGAAAATGTTCTTGCCGCAGGTTGTTAAATCTGCAAGAGTAATGAAAAAAGCAGTGGCTTATTTACAGCCTTTTATTGAAGCGGAAAAAGACGGATCAAGACCTGCCAATGGAAAAATCCTGATGGCAACCGTAAAAGGAGATGTACATGATATTGGTAAAAACATTGTAAGCGTAGTACTGGGCTGTAACAATTATGAGATTGTGGATCTTGGGGTAATGGTTCCTGCTGAAAAGATTATTCAGACAGCCATCGCAGAAAAAGTAGATGTCATCGGGCTAAGCGGATTGATTACACCGAGTTTGGATGAAATGGTGTACATCGCTTCAGAATTAGAAAGACAAAATTTAGATTTTCCATTATTAATTGGTGGTGCAACGACTTCAAAGGCACACACCGCGGTAAAAATCGATTTAAAATATAAAAATGCAGTAGTTCACGTTAATGATGCTTCAAGAGCTGTAAATGTGGTAAGCTCATTATTGGGAGACAGAAATAAGGAATATGTTTCTGATCTGAAGAGTGATTATTCAGACTTCAGAGAAAAATTCCTGAACAGACAAGTTGATAAAGATTATGTTTCCATTGAAGAAGCCAGAGAAAGTAAGTTTAAAATAGACTGGAAAAACGAAGAAATCTTCACTCCGAATAATTTAGGAATCACTGTAATTGAAAATCAGGACCTGAGAGAATTATTACCTTTCATAGACTGGTCACCATTCTTCAGAAGCTGGGATCTTCATGGGAAATACCCGAATATCTTAGAAGATGAGGTGGTAGGTGTGCAGGCAAAAGAACTTTTCAAAGACGCACAGGTTATCTTAAAGAGAATTTTGGATGAAAAGCTGTTAACAGCAAAAGCAATCTTCGGGATCTTTAAAGCCAACTCCAATGAAACAGATGATATTCTGATTTTTGATGAAAATAATAACGAAAAGGTTAAGTTTTTAACCCTAAGACAGCAGGCTCAAAGATCAAAAGGAAAAGATTATCTGGCATTAAGTGACTTTATCGCCCCACAAAGTTCAGGAAAGACAGATTATATGGGAGCATTTTGTGTAACCACAGGTTTCGGTACGGATGAGCTAGCCGAAGAATATGAAAAAGCTAATGATGATTATAATGCTATCATGGTAAAAGCATTGGCAGATCGTTTTGCAGAAGCCTACGCAGAGTTTTTACATAAAAAAGTAAGAACAGAATATTGGGGCTATGCCGTTCAGGAAGAATTGAGCAATGAAGAGCTGATTGCAGAAAAATATAAAGGAATCCGCCCTGCACCAGGATATCCGGCTTGCCCTGACCACTTGGAAAAACATGCGATCTGGGATTTATTGAAGGTTGAAGAAAATATTGGAGTTTATTTGACTGAAAGTTTAGCAATGTTCCCTACAGCAGCTGTTTCAGGATATTATTTCGGAAGCCCACATGCAAAATATTTCGGACTGGGAAAAATCGCAGAAGACCAATTAAAAGAATACTCAGAGAGAAAAGGAATCTCTTTACAGGAAGCAAGAAAGTGGTTGTCACCAAATTTAGCAGATTAA
- the metF gene encoding methylenetetrahydrofolate reductase [NAD(P)H] produces MKITEHIQNANGKTLFSLEVVPPQKGIGIEDLYTNIDPLMEFKPPFIDVTTSREEYIYLDKGNGLMERRITRMRPGTLGICAAIQHKYNVDTVPHLLCGGFTKEETEYLLVDCMYLGIDNVMALRGDAMKGHQYFEPTQGGHASAMDLVNQINNLGRGKYLHNEEQVCDELNKFCIGVAGYPEKHMEAPSMNYDLKWLKQKVDAGADYIVTQMFFDNKKYIEFVQKAREMGITVPIIPGIKPIATKKHLKILPQVFKIDLPEELINEVENAKNNEAVKQIGVEWAIAQCKELLDFGVPVLHFYSMGKSDNIKKVAGELF; encoded by the coding sequence ATGAAGATAACAGAGCACATTCAAAACGCAAATGGAAAAACTTTATTCTCCTTAGAAGTGGTTCCGCCACAAAAGGGAATTGGTATTGAAGACTTATATACGAATATAGATCCGTTGATGGAGTTCAAGCCACCATTCATTGATGTTACCACTTCAAGAGAAGAATATATTTATTTAGATAAAGGAAATGGATTGATGGAGCGTCGTATCACAAGGATGCGCCCGGGAACATTGGGGATTTGTGCAGCTATTCAGCATAAATATAATGTAGATACTGTTCCACACCTATTATGTGGAGGCTTTACCAAAGAAGAAACCGAATATCTTTTAGTAGACTGTATGTATTTGGGTATTGATAATGTAATGGCATTGAGAGGAGATGCTATGAAAGGACATCAGTATTTTGAACCTACTCAGGGAGGTCATGCCAGCGCCATGGATCTTGTGAATCAGATTAACAACCTGGGAAGAGGAAAATACCTTCACAATGAAGAACAGGTTTGTGATGAACTTAATAAATTCTGCATCGGAGTAGCGGGTTATCCTGAAAAACACATGGAAGCTCCCTCCATGAATTATGACCTGAAATGGCTGAAGCAAAAAGTAGATGCCGGAGCAGATTATATCGTAACCCAAATGTTTTTTGACAATAAAAAGTACATTGAATTCGTTCAGAAAGCAAGAGAGATGGGAATTACCGTTCCAATCATTCCGGGAATTAAACCGATCGCCACCAAGAAACATTTGAAAATCCTCCCTCAGGTATTTAAAATAGACCTTCCGGAAGAGTTAATCAATGAAGTGGAGAATGCTAAAAATAATGAAGCGGTTAAGCAGATTGGAGTAGAATGGGCCATTGCCCAGTGCAAAGAACTTCTGGATTTCGGAGTTCCTGTTTTACACTTTTACTCAATGGGGAAAAGTGACAACATCAAAAAAGTAGCCGGTGAGCTATTCTAA
- a CDS encoding alpha/beta fold hydrolase, with product MKTELNYINLSYQTHSQKEYDISLSYELFGKDLFTAPIILINHALTGNSNVSGEKGWWKQLVGENQIVDTNKYTVLCFNIPGNGYDHFLIEDYEDFTPSDIGNIFLKGLEALHIKNLYTIIGGSLGGGIAWEMLAKQPKLAEIFIPIACDYRTHDWLHAQCLVQKFLLNDKEEPLQKARIHAMLCYRTPESLNDRFQNKYNQEKQCLESEDWLVYHGNALNERFSLQAYKLMNHLLMNINADETALENIQARMHMISVDTDLFFPASEIRMCFEKLKKKKENISYHEIQSIHGHDAFLMEYQQLNNIIKNIL from the coding sequence TTGAAAACAGAACTAAACTATATTAATCTTTCGTATCAAACCCATTCCCAAAAGGAATACGATATCTCGTTGAGCTATGAGCTTTTCGGGAAAGATCTGTTTACAGCTCCAATCATTTTAATTAATCATGCCCTTACCGGAAATTCAAATGTATCCGGAGAAAAAGGCTGGTGGAAACAATTGGTAGGCGAAAATCAGATCGTTGATACTAATAAGTACACTGTTCTGTGTTTCAATATCCCCGGAAACGGTTACGATCATTTTTTAATTGAAGACTATGAAGACTTCACGCCTTCAGATATAGGCAATATTTTTCTGAAAGGATTAGAAGCTCTACATATCAAAAATTTATATACCATTATTGGTGGCTCCCTGGGAGGAGGAATTGCATGGGAAATGTTAGCAAAACAACCAAAGCTGGCAGAAATTTTTATTCCCATTGCCTGTGACTACAGAACTCATGATTGGCTTCATGCACAATGTCTGGTTCAGAAATTTTTATTGAATGATAAAGAAGAACCATTACAAAAAGCAAGAATCCATGCGATGTTGTGCTATAGAACTCCGGAATCACTTAACGACAGATTTCAAAACAAATACAATCAGGAAAAGCAATGCTTAGAATCAGAAGACTGGCTGGTTTATCATGGTAACGCGCTAAACGAAAGGTTTAGTTTACAAGCATACAAGCTGATGAATCATTTATTGATGAATATCAATGCTGATGAAACTGCTCTGGAGAATATACAAGCACGAATGCACATGATCTCCGTAGATACAGATTTATTCTTCCCGGCTTCTGAAATCCGAATGTGTTTTGAGAAACTGAAAAAGAAAAAGGAGAATATTTCTTATCACGAGATCCAATCTATACACGGGCATGATGCCTTCCTAATGGAATATCAACAATTAAATAATATCATAAAAAACATTTTATAA
- a CDS encoding homocysteine S-methyltransferase family protein has translation MTNIESLNKALKERILVLDGAMGTMLQRYKFEEEDYRGERFKDWEHPVKGNNDLLSLTQPQAIEEVHKKYLEAGADIIETNTFSGTTIAMADYHMEELVYDLNYESAKIARKACDEYTAKTPDKPRFVAGSIGPTNRTASLSPDVNDPGYRAITFEELRVAYKQQCEALLDGGSDILLVETIFDTLNAKAALFAIDELQEERGIKIPIMVSGTITDASGRTLSGQTAEAFLISVSHLNLLSVGFNCALGADQLTPYLETLAHNSEFYVSAYPNAGLPNAFGKYDETPEDMARQIKEYAEKGLINIIGGCCGTTPEHIKAIAELVEKYEPRKLKEFV, from the coding sequence ATGACAAATATAGAATCACTAAACAAAGCCCTCAAAGAACGCATCCTCGTTCTGGACGGAGCCATGGGAACCATGCTTCAGCGCTACAAGTTTGAAGAAGAAGACTATCGTGGTGAACGATTCAAAGACTGGGAACATCCGGTAAAAGGAAATAATGATTTACTTTCCCTTACTCAGCCACAGGCTATTGAAGAAGTACACAAGAAATATCTGGAAGCAGGAGCTGATATCATTGAAACCAATACATTCTCCGGAACTACCATTGCAATGGCTGATTACCACATGGAAGAGTTGGTGTATGATCTGAATTATGAGTCTGCAAAAATTGCCAGAAAAGCCTGTGATGAATATACAGCTAAGACTCCGGATAAACCAAGATTTGTAGCAGGGTCAATAGGCCCAACCAACAGAACGGCAAGCTTAAGCCCTGATGTGAATGACCCTGGATACAGAGCCATAACGTTTGAAGAACTGAGAGTCGCTTATAAACAACAATGTGAAGCATTATTGGATGGAGGTTCAGATATCCTGTTGGTGGAAACAATCTTCGATACCTTAAATGCTAAAGCTGCCTTGTTTGCAATCGATGAACTTCAGGAAGAAAGAGGAATAAAAATTCCAATCATGGTTTCCGGAACCATTACTGATGCTTCAGGAAGAACTTTGAGCGGACAGACCGCTGAAGCCTTTTTAATTTCAGTTTCTCATTTGAATCTATTAAGTGTAGGCTTTAACTGTGCTCTAGGAGCAGATCAGCTGACTCCTTATCTGGAAACTTTGGCTCATAATTCAGAATTCTATGTTTCAGCTTACCCCAATGCCGGATTACCGAATGCCTTTGGAAAATATGATGAAACACCAGAAGATATGGCAAGACAGATCAAAGAATATGCAGAAAAAGGATTGATTAACATTATTGGAGGTTGCTGCGGTACCACTCCGGAACATATCAAGGCGATTGCGGAGCTGGTAGAAAAATATGAACCAAGGAAATTGAAGGAATTTGTGTAA